The sequence below is a genomic window from Dyadobacter chenwenxiniae.
AGGAGCTCGAACCTTATCATGCATTGGTAGTGAGCGGGCTTGCATTTGGTGTTGATATTACCGCGCATCGGGCTTGTCTAAAACACAACATGCCAACCGTTGGTGTGATGGCCAGCGGTTTAAATGTCATTTATCCGTCGGTCCATAAGAAAGCCGCCTCGGAAATGCTCGGAAACGGCGGGCTGGTTACCGAAAACGCATTGGATACCAAACCGGATTTCATGAGATTTCCGGCGCGTAACCGGATCATTGCGGGGCTGAGTGACATTACCATTGTCGTAGAGTCTGCCAGGAAGGGTGGGAGCCTGATCACCGTTGAGTTCGCACAGAATTATCACCGGGATGTTTATGCGGTCCCTGGAATGCTGGGGAGCGTGCATTCAGAAGGTTGTAATTTTTTAATCAGGGACAACAAAGCATCCATTTTTACGTCTGTTGCAGATATGGCGGTGGCGATGGGTTGGGAACAAAACGGGAAGGACCCGGAGCCGGTGCGGCCGGTGCAAATGCAAACGAGCTTTGAAGGTTTTACGCAGGACGAAGGGCAGATTTTAGCGCTGCTTAAACAGAAAGGAAACATGCAACTGGATGAATTGGCCTGGCAAGCAGGCATGCATTTGAATAAGCTGGCGGCTTTGTTATTGAACCTGGAATTTCAGGGAATGATCCGTTCGTTACCAGGGAAAAAATATGGATTAATCTAAATGCAGGAAAAAAGTATCATACAAATTATCAAAGAGGGAGAGGGGTTGACGACTGAGTTCAAACGGACTATTGACAGCCCATTCAAGATTGCGAGGACCCTTGTTTCTTTCGCCAACACATCGGGAGGCAGCTTACTGATCGGCATTTCGGACGCGGGCGCATTTTTGGGCGTTGCTTCCGAGCTGGCGGAGCTAAAAAAGCTGGAAATTGCGACAAGCAAACTCATTGAGCCAAAGCTGACGATCGGAATTAAATCGATTTTACTGGACGGTAAGAAAGTATTGCAGGTAGAGATTGACGAAAGTCCTGATAAACCGCATTATGCTGTTAATGAAAAGGATATGAAGATCATTTATATCCGTGTGAAGGACAAAAGCATTCCCATTCCGAAACTGTTAATGCAGGGAGAAACGGATGCAGATCTTGAAAAATTGCTGGCGTCCAGGCATGTAAAAACACTGATTACATATCTGAGGGAACAGGATTCAGTTACAGCCAGAGTTTTTTCAAGAATCATTAATATCTCCGAAAAACGGGCCGAAAGAATGTTGCACGACCTGGCAGAGAAACAGGTGCTGCTCCAAATTTCCAGACATAAGCCCCAGGCGTTCAGTCTAAAATGGGCAAAATGAAAAAGCTATCGGCTTTCGGCTGTCAGCTATCGGCACTAGTAGATAGCCGATAGCTGACAGCTGAAAGCCGATAGCATTAACTCTAAATCTATAGCCGACAGCCGACAGCTTTTATTTCAAATATCTTCCTAATTAATCCCAACAAGTTCCAGCTCAAAAATCAGATCCTGGCCTGCCAGAGGGTGGTTGGCATCCAGAATTACATATTGGTCAGTAACTTCTTTAACAACAACAGGGATAACCTGTCCGCCATCCTGATGCATATTAAGCGTTCCGCCCACTTCCAGGGGAATGTCGGCAGGGATTTGTGATCGTTCG
It includes:
- the dprA gene encoding DNA-processing protein DprA, giving the protein MSELTEVEKICTLALIHTPGVGSITIRQLISYCGGAEEVFQADYRKLIHIPGIGEKVVRAILSKESVGMAEKEFVSCSNTDTSLHFFTDPTYPARLKPLYDSPIVLYSRGNFDFNMARTVGIVGTRQISDYGKSVTETIIKELEPYHALVVSGLAFGVDITAHRACLKHNMPTVGVMASGLNVIYPSVHKKAASEMLGNGGLVTENALDTKPDFMRFPARNRIIAGLSDITIVVESARKGGSLITVEFAQNYHRDVYAVPGMLGSVHSEGCNFLIRDNKASIFTSVADMAVAMGWEQNGKDPEPVRPVQMQTSFEGFTQDEGQILALLKQKGNMQLDELAWQAGMHLNKLAALLLNLEFQGMIRSLPGKKYGLI
- a CDS encoding AlbA family DNA-binding domain-containing protein, which gives rise to MQEKSIIQIIKEGEGLTTEFKRTIDSPFKIARTLVSFANTSGGSLLIGISDAGAFLGVASELAELKKLEIATSKLIEPKLTIGIKSILLDGKKVLQVEIDESPDKPHYAVNEKDMKIIYIRVKDKSIPIPKLLMQGETDADLEKLLASRHVKTLITYLREQDSVTARVFSRIINISEKRAERMLHDLAEKQVLLQISRHKPQAFSLKWAK